ACTATGTGCTGGTATTGCACAGTATTCCTCAAACAAAATGTGGGTAAAAGTGCGAATTTCGGTATCAGGATACAAAGTACTAAGTTCACTTTTAATATAATCCACCATTTCCAGCAGGGTAAGGGTATTGTGAGGAAGTTCCATAATGTTAACACAAAAAAATCAAAAGTAGCAAATCAGGCAATATATATTCGGTCAGAAATGCATTTTTTAAAAAACATTTGTTTTCAGGAAATATTGTTTTACTTTTGCAACCTGAAAAATAATGGAGTGATTTATAAATGAAAAAAGACATTCATCCTAAGGACTATCGCATGGTTATATTTAAAGATATGTCGAACGACAATACTTTTTTAACCAAATCTACCGTAAAAACCAGAGAGACCATGGTTTGGGAAGACGGTAAGGAATACCCACTGGTAAAACTTGAAATTTCTAACACATCCCATCCCTTTTACACAGGGAAGATGAAGCTGGTTGACACAGCTGGGCGCGTTGATAAATTCAAAAGCCGTTACCAAAAGCATTACGAAAAAAGAGCACAATAACTGTTTTCAACAAAAAGATATGTTTTTGGTAAATCCCGATTTTTTTCGGGATTTTTTTTTCTAACTTTGTAAAAAAAACGCATAACGATGAATTATATCCTTTTCGACGACTATCGCAGAGAACATCTATTACCTTTAACATTTTTTCGCCCTGTATGCGACATACGTATCGGCATTTTAACCATACGTGAAAAATGGGAAAAATACCTGGGTGTTAAGCCTTCTTCGCTTACAGAGGTGTACCTCCAGTCAAAATTTCCGATTGTAAAATCAGCAGAAAACATTCTGATTAACGGAGGAATACTCCCTAATGCAGAACTTGTTAAACAGATACAAATGCTGGGACCCAAGCAGGCATTAGTGAAAGGAAACACAATCGTTGCCTCATATGTCCCCGAATCTGAACTGGAAGATAAAACAGGAAAAGAGGAAAAATGTCTTGGAGAAATTGAATGCAGTATAGATTACACCGAAATTCTCAATACGTGGGATATTTTTGAAAAAAACGAAAAGGCATTAAATGAAGACTTTATATTGCTTACTGATGGTCGTACTTCGCAAGCCCTCAGTTCTTCCAACCAACGAATAGGCAATGGAAGTTTGTTTATCGAAGAAGGTGCAATAGTAGAAGCTTCGGTAATTAATACATTAAAAGGACCGGTGTACATTGGTAAAAATGTTGAAGTTATGGAAGGCTGCCTTATAAGAGGACCTCTGGCAATTTGTGAAAATTCCGTATTGAAAATGGGTGCTAAAATATATGGAGCCACTACCCTGGGACCCGATACAAAAGTGGGTGGAGAA
This Lentimicrobiaceae bacterium DNA region includes the following protein-coding sequences:
- a CDS encoding type B 50S ribosomal protein L31 — encoded protein: MKKDIHPKDYRMVIFKDMSNDNTFLTKSTVKTRETMVWEDGKEYPLVKLEISNTSHPFYTGKMKLVDTAGRVDKFKSRYQKHYEKRAQ
- a CDS encoding GlmU family protein translates to MNYILFDDYRREHLLPLTFFRPVCDIRIGILTIREKWEKYLGVKPSSLTEVYLQSKFPIVKSAENILINGGILPNAELVKQIQMLGPKQALVKGNTIVASYVPESELEDKTGKEEKCLGEIECSIDYTEILNTWDIFEKNEKALNEDFILLTDGRTSQALSSSNQRIGNGSLFIEEGAIVEASVINTLKGPVYIGKNVEVMEGCLIRGPLAICENSVLKMGAKIYGATTLGPDTKVGGEVNNSVIFGFSNKAHDGYLGNSVIAEWCNLGADTNNSNLKNTYDNVKMWDYAEKTFVDTGLQFCGMVMGDHSKCGINTMFNTGTVVGVCTNIFGQGFPRNFIPSFSWGGPSGFTNYKFSKAIEVAANVYKRRNIDLDETEKEIFARVFDIAHTFHGE